In Candidatus Omnitrophota bacterium, the genomic window CAGGCGCGGGCGTGATCATCTGGGGCCTGCTTACAAAGAACGTGCTGGGTTTGATCGGGTTGCTGCCTTTGATCACCGGATTGGTCGGCTGGTGCGGATTGTACAAGATAATGGGAAATAGATCATGCTGCGGTTCTGGTAAGCCGAAAGAAGAGCCGAAAGAAGAGAAGCCGCAAGGTGGTGGATGTTGTTGTGGGGGGAAATAATACACCCGGCGTAAGAGGATAGGGTGTTTCTTAAGCGATACTGGCACCCGGCGTAATCGCACCCGGCGGTATTT contains:
- a CDS encoding DUF2892 domain-containing protein; the encoded protein is MVNMGKTERIIRIVTGAGVIIWGLLTKNVLGLIGLLPLITGLVGWCGLYKIMGNRSCCGSGKPKEEPKEEKPQGGGCCCGGK